A window of Anaerolineae bacterium contains these coding sequences:
- a CDS encoding LysM peptidoglycan-binding domain-containing protein, whose amino-acid sequence MSENTKICPTCGTRIPATATRCPVCGTAFTAGEGTPQLKPGRFPEVTLSLPLALAMLAFFVALGAGMVYFALSQMNRIAEPTPIPSATPSPSPTLTPTPVTPTPTFTPLPSPTPFIYEVKAGDTCSSIALAFGISVRSLVLLNNLPAACDTLFVGQKLLIPQPTPTPSPQPTGTLSPAEATKQACDRVIYEVKENDTLSSIALNYGVPMDAIRRYNGLVGDQVFFGQKLIIPLCERNPTPGPTPTPTPPPPYPAPSLLLPVDGAVFTLADEAVVLQWASVGELRDNEAYAVTVEDVTADRGRKLVAYVTDTKYIVPNDFRPTESKPHVFRWWVVTVRQTGTDENGNPIWTPAGARSESRTFAWVGVAPAATPTPSP is encoded by the coding sequence ATGAGTGAAAACACAAAAATTTGCCCAACTTGTGGTACGCGTATTCCGGCAACGGCCACCCGTTGTCCGGTTTGCGGCACGGCCTTCACTGCGGGTGAAGGCACGCCGCAACTCAAGCCGGGGCGTTTCCCCGAAGTGACGCTGAGCCTGCCCCTGGCCCTGGCGATGCTGGCTTTCTTCGTTGCCCTGGGCGCCGGGATGGTGTACTTCGCCCTGAGCCAGATGAACCGCATCGCCGAACCCACCCCCATCCCTTCGGCGACGCCATCCCCCAGCCCCACGCTGACGCCCACGCCGGTGACCCCCACTCCCACTTTCACGCCCCTGCCCTCGCCAACGCCGTTCATCTATGAAGTCAAAGCCGGCGACACCTGTTCCAGCATCGCGCTGGCTTTCGGCATCTCGGTGCGCAGCCTGGTGTTGCTGAACAATCTGCCCGCAGCCTGCGACACCCTCTTCGTTGGGCAGAAGTTGCTCATCCCGCAACCCACCCCCACCCCTTCGCCTCAGCCTACCGGCACGCTCAGCCCTGCCGAGGCCACCAAGCAGGCCTGCGACCGGGTCATCTACGAGGTCAAGGAAAACGACACGCTGAGCAGCATCGCTTTGAATTACGGTGTGCCCATGGACGCCATCCGCCGCTACAACGGTCTGGTGGGCGACCAGGTGTTCTTCGGACAAAAGTTGATCATTCCACTATGTGAGCGCAACCCCACTCCAGGGCCCACGCCCACGCCCACGCCGCCGCCGCCGTATCCGGCGCCCAGCCTGCTGTTGCCTGTGGACGGCGCGGTGTTCACCCTGGCCGACGAAGCCGTGGTACTGCAGTGGGCCTCGGTGGGCGAACTGCGGGACAACGAAGCGTATGCCGTCACCGTCGAGGATGTGACCGCCGACCGGGGGCGCAAGCTGGTGGCCTATGTCACCGATACGAAGTATATCGTGCCCAACGACTTCCGCCCCACGGAAAGCAAGCCGCATGTCTTCCGCTGGTGGGTGGTCACCGTGCGCCAGACGGGCACCGACGAGAACGGCAACCCCATCTGGACGCCGGCCGGTGCACGCAGCGAATCCCGCACCTTTGCCTGGGTCGGCGTGGCCCCGGCGGCGACCCCCACGCCGTCCCCTTAG
- a CDS encoding citrate (Si)-synthase, whose protein sequence is MLLKERLAAEIPAWRERQRKLAKEYGDVVVDQVHVRQILGGMRGLKVLVTDISYVDPYEGIRFRGHTIPEVLEKLPKPSDGDMPYVGGLYWLLLTGDFPTKEEALSVEAEWKKRMALPQHVFDVLRAFPKESHPMTMFSAAVLALQPESVFAKRYKEGLKKTDFWDPMLEDALSLTAKLPAIAAFIYRLKYKDGKFIEPDPDLDWGANFAHMMGVEDPKYKNLSRLYFILHSDHESGNVSAHTTYLVASALSDIYYAFSAAMDGLAGPLHGLANQNCLYWLKGVMDKFGGVPTHEQMRQYAWDTLNSGQVIPGYGHAVLRRTDPRYKAQFEFALEHMPEDPLFQTAKVAYEVIPEVLKEHGKAKNPWPNVDALSGTLQQHYGVTESDFYTVMFGVGRALGVTANVVWARALGHPIERPKSVTTAMLEEAVKEAQG, encoded by the coding sequence ATGTTGCTGAAGGAACGGCTTGCTGCCGAGATCCCCGCATGGCGTGAGCGCCAACGGAAGTTGGCCAAGGAGTACGGTGATGTGGTCGTGGACCAGGTGCATGTCCGCCAGATTTTGGGCGGGATGCGCGGCCTGAAGGTGTTGGTCACCGATATTTCCTATGTGGACCCGTATGAGGGCATCCGCTTCCGTGGGCACACTATCCCCGAAGTGTTGGAGAAGTTGCCCAAGCCCTCCGACGGTGATATGCCCTATGTGGGCGGCCTGTACTGGCTGCTGTTGACGGGCGATTTCCCTACCAAGGAAGAGGCCCTGTCGGTGGAGGCAGAGTGGAAGAAGCGGATGGCCCTGCCGCAGCATGTGTTTGATGTGTTGCGGGCCTTCCCCAAAGAGTCCCATCCCATGACCATGTTCTCCGCCGCGGTGCTGGCGCTGCAGCCGGAATCGGTTTTCGCCAAGCGTTACAAAGAGGGCTTGAAGAAGACCGATTTCTGGGACCCCATGCTGGAAGACGCCTTGAGCCTGACGGCCAAGTTGCCCGCCATCGCGGCCTTCATCTACCGGCTGAAGTACAAGGATGGCAAGTTCATCGAGCCGGATCCTGACCTGGATTGGGGGGCCAACTTTGCCCACATGATGGGCGTGGAGGACCCCAAGTACAAGAACCTTAGCCGCCTGTACTTCATCCTGCACTCGGACCACGAGAGCGGCAATGTGAGCGCTCACACCACCTACTTGGTGGCTTCGGCCCTCTCCGACATTTACTACGCCTTCTCCGCGGCGATGGATGGCCTGGCGGGCCCGTTGCACGGCCTGGCCAACCAGAACTGCCTCTACTGGCTGAAGGGCGTGATGGACAAGTTCGGCGGCGTGCCCACCCACGAGCAGATGCGCCAGTACGCCTGGGACACCCTGAACAGCGGTCAGGTGATCCCCGGATACGGCCATGCCGTGTTGCGCCGCACCGACCCCCGCTACAAGGCGCAGTTCGAATTTGCCCTGGAGCACATGCCCGAAGACCCCTTGTTCCAGACGGCCAAGGTGGCCTACGAGGTCATCCCCGAGGTGCTCAAGGAGCACGGCAAGGCCAAGAATCCGTGGCCCAATGTGGACGCCCTCAGCGGTACCCTGCAGCAGCACTACGGGGTCACCGAGTCGGACTTCTACACGGTGATGTTCGGCGTGGGCCGCGCGCTGGGCGTGACGGCCAATGTGGTTTGGGCCCGTGCTCTGGGCCATCCCATCGAGCGCCCCAAGTCGGTCACCACGGCCATGCTGGAAGAGGCCGTCAAGGAGGCCCAGGGCTAA
- the mdh gene encoding malate dehydrogenase encodes MEEVFMAKVSIIGAGMTGSTTAHWLAEREIADIVLVDIVEGMPQGKALDLQEAMPVVGKDVTIVGSNDYAATKGSDIVIITAGLPRKPGMSRDDLLTTNAKIVADVARKTLEQSPDAIYIVLTNPLDVMTYLTWKVTGLPAYRVMGQAGILDSARMRAFVAMETGVSVENIHCYVLGGHGDSMVPLTRHSNIAGVPLEKYLPKDKLDAIVERTRKGGGEIVSLLKKGSAFYAPAAALAQMTEAILKDKHLIVPATVYLNGEYGEKDIFIGVPAMLGRKGVEKVIEYDLNEEETAAFKKSVAHVRTNVAKLTEFGLI; translated from the coding sequence ATGGAGGAGGTTTTTATGGCCAAGGTTTCTATTATCGGTGCTGGCATGACGGGCTCGACCACGGCCCATTGGTTGGCCGAGCGCGAGATTGCCGATATCGTCTTGGTGGATATCGTGGAGGGCATGCCTCAGGGGAAGGCGTTGGATTTGCAGGAGGCCATGCCGGTCGTCGGCAAAGATGTCACCATTGTGGGGAGTAATGATTACGCGGCCACCAAAGGTTCGGACATCGTGATCATCACCGCCGGTTTGCCGCGCAAGCCGGGGATGAGCCGCGACGACTTGCTGACCACCAATGCCAAGATCGTGGCCGATGTGGCCCGCAAGACCCTGGAGCAGTCGCCGGACGCCATCTACATCGTGCTCACCAATCCGCTGGATGTGATGACCTACCTCACCTGGAAGGTCACCGGGCTGCCTGCTTACCGGGTCATGGGGCAGGCGGGCATTCTGGACTCGGCCCGTATGCGCGCTTTCGTCGCCATGGAAACCGGCGTCAGCGTGGAGAATATCCACTGCTATGTGCTGGGTGGCCATGGTGATAGCATGGTGCCGCTCACCCGTCACTCCAACATCGCCGGTGTGCCCTTAGAAAAGTATCTCCCCAAGGACAAACTGGACGCTATCGTGGAGCGCACCCGCAAGGGCGGTGGCGAGATCGTCAGCCTGCTCAAGAAAGGGAGCGCCTTCTACGCGCCGGCCGCGGCGCTGGCTCAGATGACCGAGGCCATCTTGAAGGACAAGCACCTCATTGTCCCGGCCACGGTCTATCTGAACGGCGAGTATGGCGAAAAGGACATCTTCATCGGCGTGCCGGCCATGTTGGGCCGCAAGGGCGTGGAGAAGGTGATCGAGTACGACCTCAACGAGGAGGAAACGGCGGCTTTCAAGAAGTCGGTGGCCCATGTGCGCACCAATGTCGCCAAGTTGACCGAGTTTGGCCTGATTTAG
- the trxB gene encoding thioredoxin-disulfide reductase, which translates to MERRQVVILGSGPAGLTAALYAARAELAPLVIAGPDLGGQVSLTHIVENYPGFPEGVGGQELVQRLKDQAERFGAEIRLDMATAVGLRRRPFRIVVRGGEVEARALIIATGAAPRRLGVPGEEDLVGMGVSYCATCDGHFFKGMEVVVIGGGDSALEEGLFLTRYATQVTIIHRRKQLRAGPLLQKRARNHPKIRFLFNKVVTEILGEDVVEGVRLRDVVSGEEQVYPTAGVFIFIGHEPNTALFHEQLALDERGYVKVDAYTRTSVPGVFAAGEVADPRYRQVITSAGMGAQAAMEVVHFLSAEAGES; encoded by the coding sequence ATGGAAAGGCGACAGGTGGTGATTTTGGGCTCGGGTCCGGCTGGGCTGACGGCGGCGCTCTACGCGGCGCGGGCCGAACTGGCCCCTCTGGTCATCGCCGGGCCGGACTTGGGCGGTCAGGTTTCCCTGACCCACATCGTGGAGAACTACCCGGGCTTTCCCGAGGGGGTGGGGGGGCAAGAGTTGGTGCAGCGGCTGAAGGACCAGGCTGAGCGCTTTGGGGCAGAGATTCGCCTGGATATGGCCACGGCGGTGGGTTTGCGGCGGCGACCGTTTCGTATAGTCGTCCGGGGGGGCGAGGTGGAGGCCCGGGCGTTGATCATCGCCACGGGGGCCGCCCCCCGGCGCCTGGGTGTCCCCGGCGAGGAGGACCTGGTGGGCATGGGCGTGTCCTACTGCGCCACCTGTGACGGTCACTTCTTCAAAGGGATGGAGGTGGTGGTCATCGGCGGGGGCGACAGCGCCCTGGAAGAGGGGCTTTTCCTGACCCGGTACGCCACCCAGGTCACCATCATTCATCGGCGGAAGCAGTTGCGCGCCGGGCCGTTGCTGCAAAAGCGGGCCCGGAACCACCCCAAAATCCGGTTCTTGTTCAACAAGGTGGTCACCGAGATCCTGGGTGAAGATGTGGTCGAAGGGGTGCGACTGCGCGATGTGGTGTCGGGCGAGGAGCAGGTGTACCCTACCGCCGGGGTCTTCATCTTCATCGGTCACGAGCCGAACACCGCGCTTTTCCACGAGCAGTTGGCCCTGGACGAGCGGGGATATGTGAAGGTGGATGCCTACACCCGCACCAGCGTGCCTGGCGTGTTCGCCGCGGGCGAAGTGGCCGATCCGCGCTATCGACAGGTCATCACCTCGGCCGGCATGGGGGCGCAGGCGGCCATGGAGGTGGTGCATTTTCTGAGCGCAGAGGCCGGGGAATCCTGA